The genomic stretch CCCTTCCCTGTGACCCAGTCACCCCACACAGGCCGCCCCTTCCCTGTGACCCAGTCATCCCACAAAGGCCGCCCCTTCCCTGTGACCCAGTCACTCCACACAGGCCGCCCCTACCCTGTCACCCAGTCACCCCATACAGGCCGCCTCTTACCTGTCACTCGGTCACTCCACACAGGCCGCCTCTTCCCTGTGACCCAGTCACTCCATACAGGATGCTGCTGCACTCTAAATGGAACCAAATGTATATATGTCTGGCCTAGGCACTAGAGATCTCTATTGATCCCTATGGTATCTGCATAATTTATGTGCTAAATACACTTTCACACCTCCAGCCATGAAATACAGCAGATAAACAGATATTTCCCTAGTGTGGGTGAATTGTATTTGCCTTTCCCTGGGGCTGAATTAACTTAAATTACAAGAAATAACATTAATTATTCCATCCAGAATGTGCAACTGGAAAGCAGGTGTTAGACGGGAGCCGTGCACTGCGCAGTGAGCACGAGGGGTCCTTACAGATTGCTGCAACTGGAAATCAGGTGTTAGACGGGAGCCATGCACTGCGCAGTGAGCACGAGGGGTCCTTACAGATTGCTGCAACTGGAAAGCAGGTGTTAGATGGGAGCCATGCACTGCGCAGTGAGCACGAGGGGTCCTTACAGATTGCTGTAACTGGAAAGCAGGTGTTAGATGGGAGCCATGCACTGCGCAGTGAGCACGAGGGGTCCTTACAGATTGCTGCAACTGGAAAGCAGGTGTTAGACGGGAGCCATGCACTGCGCAGTGAGCGCAAGGGGTCCTTACAGATTGCTGCAACTGGAAATCAGGTGTTAGATGGGAGCCATGCACTGCGCAGTGAGCGTGAGGGGTCCTTACAGATTGCTGCAACTGGAAAGCAGGTGTTAGACGGGAGCCGTGCACTGCGCAGTGAGCGTGAGGGGTCCTTACAGATTGCTGCAACTGGAAATCAGGTGTTAGACGGGAGCCGTGCACTGCGCAGTGAGCACGAGGGGTCCTTACAGATTGCTGCAACTGGAAAGCAGGTGTTAGACGGGAGCCATGCACTGCGCAGTGAGCACGAGGGGTCCTTACAGATTGCTGCAACTGGAAATCAGGTGTTAGACGGGAGCCGTGCACTCCGCAGTGAGCGTGAGGGGTCCTTACAGATTGCTGCAACTGGAAAGCAGGTGTTAGACGGGAGCCGTGCACTGCGCAGTGAGCGTGAGGGGTCCTTACAGATTGCTGTAACTGGAAAGCAGGTGTTAGACGGGAGCCATGCACTGCGCAGTGAGCACGAGGGGTCCTTACAGATTGCTGCAACTGGAAATCAGGTGTTAGACGGGAGCCATGCACTGCGCAGTGAGCACGAGGGGTCCTTACAGATTGCTGCAACTGGAAATCAGGTGTTAGATGGGAGCCATGCACTGCGCAGTGAGCACGAGGGGTCCTTACAGATTGCTGCAACTGGAAATCAGGTGTTAGATGGGAGCCATGCACTGCGCAGTGAGCACGAGGGGTCCTTACAGATTGCTGCAACTGGAAAGCAGGTGTTAGATGGGAGCCATGCACTGCGCAGTGAGCGTGAGGGGTCCTTACAGATTGCTGTAACTGGAAATCAGGTGTTAGATGGGAGCCATGCACTGCGCAGTGAGCGCAAGGGGTCCTTACAGATTGCTGCAACTGGAAAGCAGGTGTTAGACGGGAGCCGTGCACTGCGCAGTGAGCGCAAGGGGTCCTTACAGATTGCTGCAACTGGAAAGCAGGTGTTAAGACGGGAGCCGTGCACTCCGCAGTAAGCGGGAGGGGTCCTTACAGATTGCTGTAACTGGAAAGCAGGTGGTAGTCGGTGCAGAGAACTGCGCAGTCAGTGCAAGGGGTCGTGCTAGTAAAAATAAACTATATTCTAGAATGTCATTTAAATAACAGCCCTTAATAAGCTCCAGTATTGTTCATCTCATCTCCACTGTGGTTTTTGGGGGCTGGCGGAGGGTGCTCCTCTGCGATTCACCTCTTGCGGGATACCTCTCCCCCGGGAAGCAGGCCCCTGACTGGGTTCCCGCGCTCTCGGCTTCCCGTCGGCCACCTGAGTCTTGCCCTGTGGAGCTATGTGCACATTTGTCGGTCCCTCTGTGGGGGGGTGGGAGTCACTTGACATTTTCTTTTCGTTCCTGGGTTGTGTAGATTCCCATTCCTGCTTAAATTTTAGGATTTTGTCAGGGGGGCCAATAAGGTTCAGAGAGTTCTGACTTCGCCATGCGTAAATGTCTTGTTTCAGTAGATGCCGCTGCAAGCTCTTGGCTACTTCTTCTCTCGATGACCCCGCAATGACGGGCAGCTTGACGCAGTCTCTGTGGAGGTTAGCTTCGTAACAGGCAAACAGCTTTGTCATTTTATCCAGGCCATACTGTAAGAGAGCGCTGCTATATGGAGACTTTGCCGTCAGTGTGATCCCGATACAGTTCCCACAATCCTCTAGTGTCATATCTAGAGAACAGAAACGGAGAATATTGTCAATCATAGATCTTTCAAATGTCATTACGTAGCTGTAGACTCCCGCATCCAAATACAAGCTGCGAGAGACTGCGCTGGAGGCGTGGACGTTTTCTGTATGCGTGGGTGTGGACGACTTATCACGGGGCAATGGTGAGAGGGACTCATTCGCTGCCTTCGTGTAGGAGATGTTGGCGGATGGTTTTATAAAGTCGCCTTTATGTTGTCTGGAGGCGGAGCTATTCAGGTCGTAGTCATTCGCTACCTCCGAGGCATTTTTTGATCTCCTGCTATTGGTCACATTAGTAGGGGGGTTGTTGTGCCTGGGTGGTCTGTTCTCCGTATCTGCTGACGTATGATGGAACTTGGAGCTGGGTGTTGGCGTCTCCTCGCCATTAGGTGTACGGAGCAGGTGACCACCTAATTTCTCATACAGCTTATCACGGCACTGTCTCAGATCATGGAAATTCCCTTCAATGTAGAGCCTCGTGCCTCGGCTTTTTTCAGATATGCGCAGATTGCTTTCCCTCAGGAGCCTCGTTACCTCCAGAACGTCACTGAAATATTTCAGGCTTAAGGCCGCTCTAATGGGCAGGGAAAACTGGAGGGAAGAGAGAGATATTAAATAATGCACATAAGTAATAAGATAAACACAGCGGCGTGATACAGAGGTGGAAGTGACGCACGCATCGCCCATAGCCTGTGTAGCTCAGTATCGCAGAACGCGCAATGCTAAAATACGCAGGACCAGCAAGATGGCGTACGTCCCCGCTGCATCAGCCCCAGTGAAACACAAAACGACATAACTGTGACATACAGACCCCACAATAACCTCTCGCGCTGTAAGAACGGATATACTGAGACATCTGCCCAAATCCCACTAAAATCGCTAAACTAGAACAGCGCATAAACAAAAAGACCGCATAACATGTGACCACGTGTAAGGGAGAGAACAGTCCGGAATCAGCGCGTGGTACACAGATGGCGATTACTAGTCCAGGCGGCAACATgttacaggacgcgttacagggcgTGTagtaggacacatcacaggacatatcacaggacgtgttacaggacgcgtcacaggacgcgtcacaggacacgtcacaggacgtgttacaggacacatcacaggacgtgttacaggacacatcacaggacgcgtcacaggacacataacaggacacatcacaggacgtgttacaggacacatcacaggacacatcacaggacgtgttacaggacacatcacaggacgcgtcacAGGACACATAACAGGACACgtcacatcacaggacgtgttacaggacacatcacaggacgcgtcacaggacacatcacaggacgtgttacaggacacatcacaggacacatcacaggacgtgttacaggacacatcacaggacacatcacaggacgtgttacaggacacatcacaggacacatcacaggacgtgttacaggacacatcacaggacgcgtcacAGGACACATAACAGGACACgtcacatcacaggacgtgttacaggacacatcacaggacgcgtcacaggacacatcacaggacgtgttacaggacacatcacaggacgcgtcacaggacacatcacaggacgcgtcacaggacacatcacaggacgcgtcacaggacacatcacaggacgcgttacaggacacatcacaggacgtgttacaggacacatcacaggacgtgttacaggacacatcacaggacgtgttacaggacacatcacaggacacatcacaggacgtgttacaggacacatcacaggacgcgtcacAGGACACATAACAGGACACgtcacatcacaggacgtgttacaggacacatcacaggacgcgtcacAGGACACATAACAGGACACgtcacatcacaggacgtgttacaggacacatcacaggacgcgtcacaggacacatcacaggacgcgttacaggacacatcacaggacgtgttacaggacacatcacaggacgtgttacaggacacatcacaggacgtgttacaggacacatcacaggacacatcacaggacgcgtcacAGGACACATAACAGGACACgtcacatcacaggacgtgttacaggacacatcacaggacgcgtcacAGGACACATAACAGGACACgtcacatcacaggacgtgttacaggacacatcacaggacgcgtcacaggacacatcacaggacgtgttacaggacacatcacaggacgcgtcacAGAACACATCACAggacatcacaggacgcgttacaggacacatcacaggacgcgttacaggacacatcacaggacgtgttacaggacacatcacaggacgcgttacaggacacatcacaggacgcgttacaggacacatcacaggacgcgttacaggacacatcacaggacgcgttacaggacacatcacaggacgcgttacaggacacatcacaggacgcgttacaggacacatcacaggacgcgttacaggacacatcacaggacgcgttacaggacacatcacaggacgtgttacaggacacatcacaggacgcgttacaggacacatcacaggacgtgttacaggacacatcacaggacacatcacacgacgtgttacaggacacatcacaggacgtgttacaggacacatcacaggacgcgttacaggacacatcacaggacgcgttacaggacacatcacaggacgcgttacaggacacatcacaggacgtgttacaggacacatcacaggacgtgttacaggacacatcacaggacgtgttacaggacacatcacaggacgtgttacaggacacatcacaggacgtgttacaggacacatcacaggacgcgtcacaggacacatcacaggacgtgttacaggacgcgttacagggcgtgtagcaggacacatcacaggacgcgttacaggacacatcacaggacgtgttacaggacacatcacaggacgtgttacaggacacatcacaggacgcgttacaggacacatcacaggacgcgttacagaacacatcacaggacgcgttacaggacacatcacaggacgcgttacaggacacatcacaggacgcgttacaggacgcgtcacaggacacatcacacgacgtgttacaggacacatcacaggacacatcacaagacgcgttacaggacacatcacaggacacatcacaggacgcgttacaggacacatcacacgacgtgttacaggacacatcacaggacgtgttacaggacgcgttacaggacacatcacaggacgtgttacaggacgtgttacaggacacatcacaggacgcgttacaggacacatcacaggacgtgttacaggacacatcacaggacgcgttacaggacacatcacacgaCGTgttacaggacgcgttacaggacacatcacatgacgtgttacaggacacatcacaggacacatcacaggacgtgttacaggacacatcacaggacgcgttacaggacacatcacaggacgcgttacaggacacatcacaggacacatcacaggacgcgttacaggacagatCACAGGACGtgtcacaggacacatcacaggacgtgtcacaggacacatcacaggacgtgtcacaggacacatcacaggacgtgttacaggacacatcacaggacacatcacacgacgtgttacaggacacatcacaggacgtgttacaggacacatcacaggacgcgttacaggacacatcacaggacgcgttacaggacacatcacaggacgcgttacaggacacatcacaggacgcgttacaggacacatcacaggacgtgttacaggacacatcacaggacacatcacacgacgtgttacaggacacatcacaggacgtgttacaggacacatcacaggacgcgttacaggacacatcacaggacgcgttacaggacacatcacaggacgcgttacaggacacatcacaggacgcgttacaggacacatcacaggacg from Pseudophryne corroboree isolate aPseCor3 chromosome 5, aPseCor3.hap2, whole genome shotgun sequence encodes the following:
- the RBM43 gene encoding RNA-binding protein 43 encodes the protein MADSRVIQVSGLPVRLYDDDLVRDKLLIHFLRSKNGGGCDLDVRYPTEEEGVATLTFEQEEVVKRMLGKKHTLEISDCTYPLTVRQPLRHGSEFSLPIRAALSLKYFSDVLEVTRLLRESNLRISEKSRGTRLYIEGNFHDLRQCRDKLYEKLGGHLLRTPNGEETPTPSSKFHHTSADTENRPPRHNNPPTNVTNSRRSKNASEVANDYDLNSSASRQHKGDFIKPSANISYTKAANESLSPLPRDKSSTPTHTENVHASSAVSRSLYLDAGVYSYVMTFERSMIDNILRFCSLDMTLEDCGNCIGITLTAKSPYSSALLQYGLDKMTKLFACYEANLHRDCVKLPVIAGSSREEVAKSLQRHLLKQDIYAWRSQNSLNLIGPPDKILKFKQEWESTQPRNEKKMSSDSHPPTEGPTNVHIAPQGKTQVADGKPRAREPSQGPASRGRGIPQEVNRRGAPSASPQKPQWR